Below is a genomic region from Rana temporaria chromosome 3, aRanTem1.1, whole genome shotgun sequence.
AGAGACCAAAAAAGGTATGGTTTAGAAATGGCAGAACACTGGCTTAAACACACTAGGATCAGAGCACAGggaaagagaacaaaaaaaaatgccaagccAATGGACAAAGATGATGATTTCATTTGTTGCACCCAAAGACCACCTCCTAATAATAGCCccccctcaggtgcaagccacaGCCCAGAATACCGCCCTCCCTGTGACATCCACCCCTGTCAGAGGAACCGCCTCCGACCAAGACCCCAATCCTACTTCCTCAATCTATCCAGACAGTAGCACAGCCTCAGAGATGAACAGATCGATCCTTGAAACTTTAACCAACGCCATAACCCATGCACTGGGTGCCCCAGCAGGGTCCAAGAGATTAAGTAAACCTCCTATGAGGTATGGTGTGGTATAGTGGTGAGGATAGAAGTCCCGTACCCCAGGGGAGGACAAGCAGACAGGGGCGAGGGAATTCATTGCCTCCAGATAGCCTAGACTTAAGAAATAGGTTGACTGCCTTACTGAATAGATGCCAGCTtagatgggtactgattggcagaggaaaaaaaatgacaaacctTTTGAACAAACAGTGGACTCAAGggagagtcacatgacatcggtacTTACACATTTACATGGTGAGCGCCAGAGGCCGATCGCTTACTATTCTATAAAACTAGACAGTGTAACTAGAGCACTTCTACCCTGTGTACAGGCAGTGGTAGCTGCAGCCGAAGCAGTTTAGGCCTCAGCATCTATAGTGCTATATCACCTGTAACACTCAACGTACCACATGTAGTAGTGTTATTCGTTTACATCAAAAGATATAACACTTGAGCCCAGCACGACACCTTTCCTGTATGACAATACAGGGGTATACTGCAGGCCTGCCCCGCTTTTGAGTGCATGGTGGGGTTTAtttgatggggtggggggggcgtggTGTTGGGCTCGCTTCTGCGCGGAagacaatgagcttctaaccccagcttgttcaattaagcctggaggcttgttgtttttttgtgcGGGGGTGGGCCTGGTTTTGCGCTTTCTGGCTTTGGTGGGTGGACCGCATTGTGTACTTGGGAGTGAGGTATGCCTGTATATTAAACCTGTCCACACTGCTACCACTTTTTACTGATGTTCATAAACATGACTGTACTGCTGCCATCGCTGAAAAGGTACTGCCACAAAGTGATTTGAAAGATGTACCATTATCTGACCCTGACATGATGCTTTTTGTCGATGgctccagttaaaaaaaaaaaaaaaaatctagattgCACAAATGCAACCGGATATGCAGTAGTGACACAATGAAATCTTAGAAGCTAGGCCATTACCAAAACATTATTCAGCACAAGTAGCAGAACTTGTAGCACTGACAAGAGCATGCATACTATCAAAAGGGAAGTCCGTAAACATATACACTGATAGTCAATATGCATTTTCAACAGTACATGTTTTTGCACAACAATGGAAAAACAGGGGGATGGTGACCTCTAGTGGTAAGCCAATTTCACACACAGACTTCATTTTAGAACTCTTGGATGCAATCCAATTACCAAAAGAGCTTGCAATATGTAAATGTCAAGCACACACAAAACATACAGACCCCATTTTGAAGGGAAATTAAAGGACAGATGAAGCGGACAAAATAGCGGCACAAGTAACGCATCAAATAATGACAGAACTGGAAATCCTAGCGATAGATCATACAGTCCTTACTGATATGCAGCAGAATGCACCCCCCAGGGAGAAACAATATTGGAAAACAAAAGGTTGCACAATAATAGATAACATTTACACATCACCTGAAGGAAAACCGGTATTGCCAAAATCCCTATTTAGGTATGCAGCAGTGTTGACACATGGAGTAACTCATGTGTCAAACAGGGGGATGACTGAGATGTTGAATAAAGTATGCACAGCCTATGGTTTCACCAACTACTCAAAAACTTTTTATTCTCAATGCCTTATATGTGCAAAACATAATGCTCAGGGAGGCATAAGACCACGGAAAGGAAAGTTCCCCAAACCGCAAtatccattccaacacatttgtatggattttattgaattggacaaatgtgaaaggaaaaaatattgtttggttATCATAGACGCCTTGACCAAATGGGTGGAGGTATTCCCGACAGGAAGTGAGGACACACAGACTGTGGCCAAAGCATTACTAAGAGATATAATTCCTAGGTTTGGAATCCCTGAAAAGATTTACAGTGATAATGGATCCCATTTTGTAAATAAAACTAtacaacatttgacagaagtgatGGGTATCCAAGTAGAAAACCATTGCGCCTACCACCCCCAATCGGCTGGATTGGTGGAGAGACACAATGGGATCCTGAAAAACAATAAACTGAGAAAAGCTATGGAGGAAACAGGTAAAAAAATTGAATGTACTGCCTACCATTAGCTGTGACTAGCATGCATATTACACCCACATAGGAAAGTTTAAGCCCATTTGAAATGATACATGGAAGGTCATATAGAATACCCCAACTACTAAATGAAACACGGTTGAAGAATCTGAATGTACCTTAGCAGAATATATGTCTAAGTTGTTGAAACAGAAACAAAGTAAGGAGGTCTGTTCTATCCCAGAAGGTTCAATCTAAGGAGAAGAGAAAATCCATATCGGAGACTGGGtcctaataaaagtaataaaaaggaaACATTGGCACTGGCCTAAGTGGGAGGGGCCATATCAGGTTCTTCTTACCACTCCCACGGCAATAAGGATTGCAGAGAGGTCTACCTGGACTCACCAGTCCCATTGCAAAAAGGTTTTACAGGCAGAGCAGGGTCAGTTGGCGGCAGAGCTCTGGTAAAGTCCGGCTACAAAGGGAGGTTCTGCACAAGGTGGGGCTTATCTCAAACCGGCGAAGAACTCCATTACCTTaccccccagggctctgtagCTGGTTAGGATGAAAGGGACAGTAATTATCTTGGGTCTACTGGTGACTCTAGGTGAGACGTCTATACGTGGAGGCAGAAACTGGAAAGAAAAGGAACCTCTAGAATGGGCAAGTACGGGGAAGGCCTTGAACTTAACCTTCATAGAAGGGGAAACTAGTACAATTTTAGTTGATTTTTGCCAAATGGTGGATTGTAGGGACATGACTGAAGCAAGAAGGCTCCAATGGGCAGATAAATATATTTGTTATCTTGCAAGTGGAACTGACTGTTCAGTATGGAACCAGGCCCTGTGGACCACAGCACACCAAGATTGGGGGTAcaacattctaggcataaatggTTTAAAAGAAAGACTCACAATAACAAAGGCAGCCAATTCCCCCTGTACACATGGTAGAGATTGCAACCAATTGCTGATAACATTGAAAGAACCTAAAAGAACGGATCAACGGTTGTATTCTATGGGAGCATGGGTGTCAGGAACAGATCCTTTAGGTAAATTTTTCCTCGAGGTATTACCCCCCAATGTGATCAAACAGGAAAAGGTAGACACGGAAGGAAAAGAAGAAGGCCATACTAAAATAGAAGTTCTGAGTAACACTATAAGATTTACTAACCTAACAGTAGAAGATGCCATAGCTTTGGAGACGGGTTACCAAGAAAAAAATGAGTGGTTAGAATGGTTGAGGTACACAGTTAAAACTCTAAAAAAGGAAAACTGTTTAGTTTGTGCTGGAGCTAGACCACATTTAGCAACGGTCCCTTTTCCTCTAGATTACAATACAGATCCAGAAGGTTTAAAATGTATGCTGCGGTTGTATAATAAGAGTTATAAACCAGAAACAAATTCTACCTGTCACACATTGAGTTTGTTGTTTCCCCCAGTGCAGAGACCTCAGATACCTCCAGCGGTTGCTACGTATCCGGGCAATTTTACTTGTTTtgcactcccagggaacagtaGCGCGGTGGATCTTGGGTCACTACCTGATGACTGCTGTATGGAGAGGATTAACAAGGAACATGGTGACTGGGTGGAACATGACATTCAGAGAGCTGATGTCTGGTGGATGTGTGGGGATAAGAAACTGCGAGCTAGGGTCCCGGCCAATGCCCAAGGGGATTGTGCTATGGTCCAGCTGGTTATGCCCCTGAGAATCCTGCCAGAACACCCGTGGACTAAGAGTCACCAACGGTATCGAAGGGACACCTCTCCCAAAGGGTCATTTGACTCCCAGATCTACATAGATGAGATTGGAGTCCCTCGAGGGGTGCCGAATGAGTTTAAGGCCAGGAATCAGGTAACGGCAGGGTTTGAGTCTCTTTTCTGGTGGgtgactataaataaaaatgtcgaCTGGATTAACTATATATACTACAACCAACAACGATTTGTAAACTATACCAGGGATGCTGTAAAAGGCCTAGCAGAACAGATGGGCCCCACCTCTCTGATGGCATGGCAGAACCGAATGGCCCTAGATATGATTCTAGCTGAAAGAGGAGGGGTATGCAAAATGTTTGGTAGCATGTGTTGCACCTTTATCCCTAACAATACTGCTCCTGGGGGGACCGTGaccaaagccctggaaggactaaCTGCTCTATCGAATGAATTGGCAGAAAACTCAGGTATTAACGATCCATTCACAAACTGGACTTATCACATCATGTTTTATCTAATTTGCTGTGGTTTTGATTGTTTTGGTCACTTGCGGATGCTGCTGCATTCCCTATATTCGAGGACTTTCACAAAGACTGATTGAAACTGCAATCTCAAGAACGATGTATCAAGCCGTTCCTACCTCGGAGGAGACCTATGTGGACATTGAAGCTCAACTTAATGACATACAGTCCGAAAATGTATAACACGGGGACTATTATCCAAATGTGTTGAGATAAAAATAGACACATGAGGAGGGAATGTTAGAAAAGTTTTGTTTGTGTGTCTATTTAAAACAGAGCTGACACTCATTCTTCTAATATGGCTTCCGAGCACATGTTACTAACTGGTTATATTCTTTTGTTCTTAATAACCCCATACGTAATGTATAGATAACAGATTGTACAGGAAGCTCTGTTTGGTAATAAAGTGCCAGTCTGTGCCAGGTACAGATAGACCTTCCTTAGCTAATTTAGCCAATAAGAAGTGTTATCGTTGTTTCACTGTAAGGATGAGAAGGTGGGGGCTCCTCTCTTCTCACTCTCTTTTGCTTTTTCTCTCAACTTGTAAGCATCACTAAAATGTATTGCTGCATTTTGAATTAAATTATCTTCCCTTTCAAACACCTGGATTTCGATTGATTACAAAGAAAGAAATAACCTAACATAGGGTCATCGACCCGATGTGTAACAGGTGTAAGGTAATGTCTGGTGATTTGATTCACCTGTTCTGGCGCTGCCCCAAGCTCCACAGGTTCTGGAAGGGAGTCCTGGATACACTTAACTCTGTGTTCCAGGTATCCGTTCCCCTGGAGCCGGTATATTGCCTGCTTGGAGTATTGGAGGGAGTGGTAACGGAGGAGTTGACTCGAATGGCTTTTAGCAGAGCAttgttccaggccaggagggccattctCCTGAAATGGAAACTGGAGGCTCCCCCCACACTTAAGTTTTGGTTGATGCACATGGGCAAGATGCTTGTTATGGAGAAGTACATATATCAGCACAGGGGAAATGCGGGCAAATTTGACAGGCTTTGGGATGCATGGCTTGCCACGCCTGGCTTGAGCCCTATGGAACTTGTTCAGGGGAGGTTGCtgggtggtaattagacttgccAGTTACGGGGAGGCGGGATTGGAGGGCATGCTATTGGTTATTGCTAGTATATGCTAGATGTTGGATGGAGAGATTTGTTTAAAGTGTACTATACATGCTATGACTGGTATgtcatattgttttattttttcctgtatgttttgtgagcaataaaaacttttctgatttaaaaaaacaaaaaacaaaatcaaactttttggcaacaatgcaaaatgttatgtttggcgtaaaaacaacacagctcatcaccctgaacacaccatccccactgtcaaacatggtggtggcagcatcatggtttgggcctgtttttcttcagcagggacagggaagatggttaaaattgatgggaagatggatggagccaaatacaggaccattctggaagaaaacctgatggagtctgcaaaagacctgagactgggacggagatttgtcttccaacaagacaatgatcaaaacataaagcaaaatctacaatggaatggttcacaaataaacatatccaggtgttagaatggccaagtcaaagttcagacctgaatccaatcgagaatctgtcgaaagaactgaaaactgctgttcacaaacgctctccatccaacctcactgagctcgagctgttttgcaaggaggaatgggcaaaaatttcagtctctcgatgtgcaaaactgatagagacataccccaagcgacttacagctgtaatcgcagcaaaaggtggcgctacaaagtattaacttaagggggctaaaTAAttgtgcacgcccaatttttcagttttttatttgttaaaaaaaattgaactatccaataaatttccttccacttcatgattatgtcccacttgttgttgattcttcaaaaaaaattacagttttatatctttatgtttaaagcctgaaatgtggcaaaaggtcgtaaAGTTCAGGGGGGggcgaatacttttgcaaggcactgtgtgtatatgtatatatatatatatatatatatatatatatatatatatatatatatatatatatatatatatatatatatatatatatttatattatattatattattattaaagggccggatggcaacccccctttttttatcaaattttttatattattttatttcttttatatatatatatatatatatatatatatatatatatatatatatttatttattgataaaaAGAAGGAGTTGCGCTATAAGCCTTATGGGTATAATAACCATAAGATCAATAATATGTGTAGTCCCACAGTGATGTAAACACACCAAAATCAGTGAAATAGAAAATgtccaatataaaaataaaaccaaatctGTTAATGTTGCTGGGACAATGGTTGAATTGATCGAAgttcaagctgacccttaccagaagtgtAGATCCAGAAGGATCAAGCTGGGCAAAAGGTAGTAACCAATGAGTAGTCCAAACCAGATATACTTCAGCTAAGAAGCTCCAACGTCATTTAGTCACAGCATAACatgagagaaaaaggaaaaagcaaaTAGTGCAAAATCATATGGCAAAAGACATAAACACTCTGACTTTCCCCGTGAGTACTTGACAAACGATGTGCAGTGAGATAGGAGACCACCACCATaggaacacactgacccttaccagaacttaaCGACCCTCAAGGGATCAATCAAACATGGAAGCAGTGTGATGCAGCTGTCAGCAGTGTAGCGTTCCAAGCGCGTTTTCCAAAACAGGGATCAGATGGCCAAGTACCAATAAAAGATAAACGGGCTCACATAGTGAAATACCATCAGgaaatttattataaaaagtaaGTAGGACACTTACACTTAGATGTTTTTTAAAAGGCAATAAAATCAagcagccggccggcaaacaaacgagGTACGTCCTCGAACGCGGTGAACAAGGTACGTCCTCGAACGAGGTACGTCCTCGAACGCGGCCTCCAATGGGAGgctgacgtgctgacgtcaccgcggtcGAGGACGTACctcgtttgtttgccggccggctgcttgattttattttttgtaaagggccccccccccgcttctcaattcgtagcagcctccccgcttctcaatttcaggcggcagcacccccccgttctcttctccagggggcccatgcctgaagctgtgtaaggggccccataattcctgatggcgggccCTGTCTATGCCTATCCACAAGGATGATAAAGTACAGATCATAAGTGAACACTTCAAAGGCCAGCAAATTAGCAAAGATGTCTAGGTGTACAGAAAGAAATACATCATCTACATTGAATGTGTGCAGAGTGATAAGACTAATGGCACCACTGTCCATGTCGGTATCTGTATCCACCCTAGCAAGGTAGTGATTACCAGGCTAAAGCTTGACAAGGATCGCAAGAAGATCTTGGAA
It encodes:
- the LOC120932523 gene encoding LOW QUALITY PROTEIN: uncharacterized protein LOC120932523 (The sequence of the model RefSeq protein was modified relative to this genomic sequence to represent the inferred CDS: inserted 2 bases in 1 codon; substituted 1 base at 1 genomic stop codon) → MKGTVIILGLLVTLGETSIRGGRNWKEKEPLEWASTGKALNLTFIEGETSTILVDFCQMVDCRDMTEARRLQWADKYICYLASGTDCSVWNQALWTTAHQDWGYNILGINGLKERLTITKAANSPCTHGRDCNQLLITLKEPKRTDQRLYSMGAWVSGTDPLGKFFLEVLPPNVIKQEKVDTEGKEEGHTKIEVLSNTIRFTNLTVEDAIALETGYQEKNEWLEWLRYTVKTLKKENCLVCAGARPHLATVPFPLDYNTDPEGLKCMLRLYNKSYKPETNSTCHTLSLLFPPVQRPQIPPAVATYPGNFTCFALPGNSSAVDLGSLPDDCCMERINKEHGDWVEHDIQRADVWWMCGDKKLRARVPANAQGDCAMVQLVMPLRILPEHPWTKSHQRYRRDTSPKGSFDSQIYIDEIGVPRGVPNEFKARNQVTAGFESLFWWVTINKNVDWINYIYYNQQRFVNYTRDAVKGLAEQMGPTSLMAWQNRMALDMILAERGGVCKMFGSMCCTFIPNNTAPGGTVTKALEGLTALSNELAENSGINDPFTNWXLITSCFIXFAVVLIVLVTCGCCCIPYIRGLSQRLIETAISRTMYQAVPTSEETYVDIEAQLNDIQSENV